The DNA window GCCGGTTACATCGGCCTGCTGTTTCACGCCATCGGCGCCAACACGTTTATTATCGTTCGCATTATGGAGCCTTTCTGGTTTTTTGTCGGTATCGTTACGGTCCTGCCTACACTGGAAGGAGCGGAGCAGCTAAGCACTGAGCCTGTAAATGGTGCGTCTGTTCGGTTCGCCTAAGGCCGACTGCAAGAATTTTTAAATATATCGGCTTTGGTTGTTTATGAAAATGATGAATACGCCAAGATCTGTAGACATCTCTATAACAAATAGGTGTAATCTCCGCTGTAAGTACTGCAGTCACTTTTCCGGAGCAGGCGATGTGGGACAGGATCTATCCGCAGAAGAGTGGCTCCGGTTTTTTGAGGAGTTGAATCAATGCGCGGTTCTGAATGTGACTCTCCAGGGCGGAGAGCCTTTTTACCGTGAGGATTTGAGGCAAATTATAGCAGGGATTGTCAGCAACCGCATGCGGTTCGATATTT is part of the Candidatus Desulfatibia profunda genome and encodes:
- a CDS encoding radical SAM protein, giving the protein MKMMNTPRSVDISITNRCNLRCKYCSHFSGAGDVGQDLSAEEWLRFFEELNQCAVLNVTLQGGEPFYREDLRQIIAGIVSNRMRFDI